A DNA window from Mya arenaria isolate MELC-2E11 chromosome 17, ASM2691426v1 contains the following coding sequences:
- the LOC128224378 gene encoding short-chain collagen C4-like, whose translation MAENDLNNTYQQKRVLLHGNDDIAAAVQLLTTTVNQLTTEVNHLTTEVNQLTTQNKQLTSQNNQLTTQINHLNNDSFIGNVYIRWGRTTCPTNGTDLVYTGYAAGNLYTENGAADNLCLTSEPIWGAYDDTAQSYSAKVYGTEYEFDLYTNGGAQFFGKNLQDHDAPCAVCHTSRRATVMIPGRNQCYPGWTKEYSGYLVSTLSGYPGFLSPSNYACMDSDAEFESADYESKNGKLMYLVEAICGSLRCPPYVNYRELTCVVCSK comes from the exons ACACGTATCAACAAAAACGTGTCCTTCTCCACGGCAACGATGACATTGCAGCGGCTGTTCAGCTGCTAACTACTACGGTCAATCAACTGACCACTGAGGTCAATCATCTGACCACTGAGGTAAATCAACTGACAACCCAGAACAAACAGCTGACCAGTCAAAACAACCAGCTGACCACTCAAATCAACCACCTGAACAATGATTC TTTTATAGGTAATGTTTACATACGCTGGGGACGGACAACATGTCCAACAAATGGAACCGATCTGGTTTATACAG GTTACGCTGCAGGAAATCTTTACACTGAAAATGGAGCTGCCGACAACCTTTGTTTGACATCAGAACCTATCTGGGGTGCTTATGACGACACCGCACAGAGCTATTCCGCCAAAGTTTATGGAACTGAATACGAGTTTGATCTTTACACGAACGGAGGGGCACAGTTCTTTGGCAAGAATCTGCAAGACCATGACGCACCATGCGCAGTCTGTCACACGTCTCGACGAGCCACCGTCATGATCCCAGGCAGAAACCAGTGCTACCCCGGGTGGACAAAGGAATACTCTGGCTATCTGGTGTCTACCTTGTCTGGATATCCCGGTTTCCTATCCCCTTCCAACTACGCATGCATGGATTCTGACGCCGAGTTTGAAAGTGCAGACTATGAAAGCAAAAATGGAAAGCTGATGTACTTGGTCGAAGCCATTTGTGGATCACTTCGATGTCCACCGTATGTGAATTATCGTGAATTAACATGTGTTGTGTGCagcaaataa